Genomic window (Actinomycetota bacterium):
TTTATTCAACCCTGAAATAGCTCTTTTTACAGAAAATATAATGCTTTAGGCTGCAGTTTGTTTTATTCTGAGGCTGCACAAATTAAAACATACGGCTATCGGGAGGAATAAAGATGGAAAATATAATTGAAGTGAAATCGTTGATGAAAATGTTTGCCAACCAGACTGCGATAGAGGATGTAACCTTTAATGTCAAGAAGGGAGAAATTTTTGGTTTTCTGGGACCGAGTGGCTCAGGGAAAACAACGACCATAAAAATTTTAACCGATCAATTATTTCCGACGGACGGAATAGCTAATGTATTTGGCGTCCCGTCCATTTCGTTAAGGAAAAAGGGATATCGAAAAAAAATCGGTGTTCTTACAGATAACAGCGGTTTATACGAACGATTAACCGTCTACGATAATTTGAAGCTATATTGTCAGCTATACGATGTTTCATTAAAAAAAATCTCAGAAGTATTGGAAATGGTGAATTTACAGCATGAACAAAAGAAAGTTGTCTCAAAACTTTCTAGGGGTATGCTACAGCGTGTTACGTTGGCACGAACTTTTTTGCATGAACCGGAACTATTATTTTTGGATGAACCGACATCCGCCCTTGATCCGGTAAATTCCAAGCACATTCATGATGGTTTGCGCCAATTAAATGCTAAAGGCACAACGATTTTTTTAACAACACATGATATGAACGAAGCAGAATTATTGTGCCATCGTGTTGCTTTTTTAAATAAGGGAAAAGTTCAATTGCTTGATGAACCCAAAAAACTACGCAGAAAATTCTCAGATTCTACGATGACTGTTGAGTTAACCGATGAAAGAAAGATTATATTACACAATGATCCTGAAGGTGCAAAAGAGCTATATTCCTATATGTCTGCCGGACAAATTGTATCTATTTATTCAAACGAGCCGACATTGGGGGATATTTTTGTAGAAGTGACAGGGAGGAAATTATTATGACATTTTCTTTAAAAAGAGTGTATGCCATTTTTGAAAAGGATATAAAGGACTTATCAAAAAATATGTTTGTATTAACCACTGTGATAATGCCATTACTCTTGGCCATACTTTTTGGGAGGGCAAAAGAGCCATCGATCGAGATACACTATTTGGTAATCAATCTAGCGTTTACTGCAGTTGCGGCATTCGTTCAATGTGCATTAATTGCAGAGGAAAAGGAAAAGAATACGTTGCGTGGGCTGATACTATCACCGGCAAGCACATTTGAAATCCTGAGTGGAAAAAGTTTGCTGAGCATTGTTTTAACAGTAATAACCGTAACAATTTCTGCTATACTCACAGGCTACGAACCTGCTAATTTCTTAATTGTAGGCCTTGCAATTTTAGTCTCCATCTTTTTCTATATTGCACTCGGAACATTACTTGGTCTTTTAACAAAATCGGTGATGGAAGCATCACTAATTATACTTCCGATAATATTCTTATTTGGATTCGGGACAGTTCTTAAGGCTTTAATGGCAGAGTACCCACAACTATCATTCGTAAAATATCTGCCAAACATCCAACTTGAACTTTTAGCCACGGAAGTACAAAATGGGGCAGGAATTACTGATATCTGGGCACAGTTAGCAGTTATTGCAGTTTGGGTTGTCAGCGCATGTGCACTCGTTGTGGTGACCTATAAAAAACGTGCTATAGATGAATAAAACCATCGTATAACCCAAGATAAAGCCAATTATACAGAGATTTAAATATTTGAAATTAAAACTAAATATTGTATGGGCAAACCTGTTTAAAGACAGGGACGCAAAGCCATAGGGTCTAAGGTACTGATAAGCACTATGATAGCCTGGCTGCCGCATTGATTGTGTCAAAAACCTGCCCTTTTTTGCGGCAGGTTTTTTAATCTTAGAAGATAGATGAACATTCAAAATAAAATAACGATTTAGCATTGGCTAAGGTGTTAGGGACATCTGAAAAGAGCTTATTTAATGGAAGTTCTATTATTATTTATTTTCCAGCAATGCCTTTATTGTTGCGGTTGCGACCTTAAGTTCTCGATCATCACACAAATATAACAACCGTACGACTTGTTCAGCCTTGGTGTCGGCATGCTGGTTTTCCGGGTAAAAGATTGTATCGGCAGATATGCCTAACTCTCGGACAAGCCGAAACAGGACATCGTAACTTGGTTTCTTATTTTCATTCTCAATTGACATAAGATAGCGGGGAGTTATGCCTATGATTTCAGCTAACTGCTCTCGTGTAAATCCTTTTGCTTTTCGGGCAGTTTTTAAGATACTGCCAAGTCTATCAAAATTATTAAGTTCCATTAGTTCACCTCCAATAACAGTTTATAGTTCCTATTTGGATGGTGAAACGATTTGACAGAGCTATATAAACAGGAATAATTGGTACGCATTAATACAAAGAGCTTTATCTATGTGCCTTATAAAGAGTTAAAAAAGATAACATGCAACCCGCCCAACAAAAAAAAGTGAGTTTGGCGGGGAGTTTTTTCATGCCCGATAAGTCTAACCCCCCAAACTCGCAAGTTTGGAGGGGATTTTTATATTCACTCAGTATGCTGCATTAAATATTCAACGGCCGCTATTGAATAGCGGCCGAGCGTAATAAAGCTGACAAAACTTTATTCGACTCAGTAAACACTAGACACTATAAAGAAAATCTATTTTGGATAAGGGGAGAGTACGGCCGGCAAGTAGAACTATCAGAACTTAAAAATAAGATATATAAATTCTTAAACGCACATTTGAACTGTATTCAAGTGAGCGTTTTTTGTCGTATAAAAGGGAATTGTGTTGACTGCCGTTCTCCTCCGCTTGTTCTTCATTTTCGGATTTTCAAATTCACGAAATGGAGGACAAGCTCATGGATAACAATGTTAATAATTATTCCTTGCTCGTTAGGGGCAAGCGCATCTCTGTGACCAAAGAGGTCTATAAAGCATATTACCAATGCCGAGACAGGGAAAAGTACCTGGACAAGCTTGCGGAGGCAAACAATATCTCGATTGAAAGCTGCAGCGTGAGAGGCATTTCCGTAGAATACATAATCTCTGCTGCAGAGGATTCCATGGAGGATAAGATCATAACCGAGATGTTGATCGTAAAGCTGCGCCAATGCGTCAAAATGCTAGATGAATCTGAAAGAATGCTCATCGCAGCGCTTTATCTTCAGGGTAAAAGCGAGCGTCAGCTGTCTAAGGAAAGCGGTATTCCCGCGATGACAATACATGACCGCAAGAGCAGGATTCTTAAGAAACTAAAAAAAATGATGGAAAAATAAAAAGTTTTTCCGTGCACCCCCTCACTTTTTTCCCTAAAGAAGTGAGGGGATTTTTTTATTCCCCTGTTGTTCTTTGAAAATTTTATATCCGACAGCATAAATACATGAGCTGTCCAGCTGTGTGAAAAGCGGCAGCGACGTTGATGGGCGCGCCAAGACTGCCTGCGGATAAATTTTATCCGTCGAACCGATGGCATCGAAGGTGACGAGCGGGAACGCCCGGTCATAAAACAGTCTATGGTGGACTGTTTCGCAATGAAATGGACAGTGATAATGCTACTTCCGCCTAGCCACAGACTCAAGCAATGGGGGCGGCTTCCAGAGATCCTGGGAGAGGTGAGATTCCTATGAGGTTTGCTGACCACAAACCGTTTATGTTGTTGCCCTATAAGCCGCAAGGGTTTTTCGCTTCGGGAACTAGTGTCGAATAGAAGCGACAATTCGTAATGAAGAACAAGCAGATCATTTTTTGATCTTGGAAACTATGCGGCAGGGCGGTTTTTTTCCGTCCTGCCGTATCCTTCTGAGATTAAATTCAAAATATCAGGGAGGAAAACGAAATGAAAAAGGAAGCATTGTCTCAATTGCTGAGGAAGGAACTAATCATCGGATATGTATACGGTCTTGACGGAGAATGTCAGGAATACTATTTTGAGAAATCTCCATTCAATATTGCGAGCTTTATCATGCTGAAAAAGAAGCAAGCAGATAAGATGCTTCTGACGGATACGATGGACAGATTGCTGCTGGACACCTTCGGCGAATTTATCAACTGCTGCCCGGATCAGAGGCTTCTGCAGGAGATCATAAAGGAGCTGGTACCCATGCAGCTGGGCGAAAAGGAGCCTGCAAATATTCAGATTGTGAGAGTTGATGAGGCTCTTGAGTTTTTAAGTTATAGAAGCCAGAAGCGAGCATGGATTTACTGCAGGATTGACGCACCGGAGGATGCCCACGGTGTCCTGAAAGGCCAGAAGAGGGAGCTCATGGATTACGCCGAGCAGATGGGATTTATAGTCGTTGGTGAATCTGTGGATATAGGAGGCGGTCTGGATTCTGACCGCCCCGGTCTTGCAGAGGTCATGAAGGCTGTCGATGATGGCAGAATGGATGTATTGCTTGTAAAGAAGGTAGACCGCCTGGGGCGGGATACGGCAAAATTGCTGGATTTTTTACGAGGTCTGGATCAGCTGGGCGTGGAGCTTTATTCGCCGTTGGAGGGTCAAATCCAATTGGATTATCGAAGCCCTTCCCTTTCTTTGTAATGAAGGGAGGGCGAGCAATATGTCAAAAAATCAGGCAGCCAACGAAGTGAAGTATAAGGTAGCGGTAAAGCTGTTGGATATCATGCTCCGAAATGGACTTATCTCCCCTGACGAGTACAAAAAAATCGATGAATTGAACCGTCAAACCTTCACGCCGGAGCTTTCCAAGGTATATGCGTAAAAACACCTGGATATCTCAAAGCTTGTGTGGTATTGTGTGTTGCTAACAGGAGTCAAAAACAAGAGAAAGGAGAAAAAACCATGGCAAAAAAGATAACAAAAATTGATCCTGTCAAGCAGCAGGTCGTCCGGCAATTACAGCCGAAAAAGCGGGTTTGCGCCTATTGCCGGGTAAGCACCGACTCCCGTGAGCAGCAGAATTCCTTTACCGCACAGCTTGAATACTACACCGCCTTGATTGAAAATCAAGAGGACTGGCAGTTTGCCGGAATTTACGCCGATGAAGCAAGAAGCGGAACAAAGCTTGCAAAAAGAGATGACTTCTTGAGGATGCTAAAGGACTGTGAGGACGGCAAAATTGATATGATCATCACCAAATCCTTAACCCGCTTTGCTAGAAATACGGTGGACAGCATTGAGGCAATCCGCCGTTTGAAGGGGCTTGGCGTCGCCGTCTATTTTGAAAAGGAGCATATCGACAGCCTGTCAGAGAAAAGCGAGCTGATGCTGACCATTTTAAGCTCTCTGGCACAGGGCGAATCTGAAAGCATCTCCACCAACAGCAAATGGGCGGTGATCAAACGCTTTCAGGACGGTACCTTTATCCTCGGCACTCCCGCTTACGGCTATACCAAGGATGAAAACGGCGAACTGATAATTCAGGAGGAAGAAGCCGCAGTAGTCCGACGCATTTTCCGCGAATACTTAAACGGCAAGGGCACTTATGCAATCGCCAAGGATTTTTCGGACGGAGGAATCCCGACCATACGCTCGGCTGAGAAATGGAATGA
Coding sequences:
- a CDS encoding ABC transporter ATP-binding protein — encoded protein: MENIIEVKSLMKMFANQTAIEDVTFNVKKGEIFGFLGPSGSGKTTTIKILTDQLFPTDGIANVFGVPSISLRKKGYRKKIGVLTDNSGLYERLTVYDNLKLYCQLYDVSLKKISEVLEMVNLQHEQKKVVSKLSRGMLQRVTLARTFLHEPELLFLDEPTSALDPVNSKHIHDGLRQLNAKGTTIFLTTHDMNEAELLCHRVAFLNKGKVQLLDEPKKLRRKFSDSTMTVELTDERKIILHNDPEGAKELYSYMSAGQIVSIYSNEPTLGDIFVEVTGRKLL
- a CDS encoding ABC transporter permease, which encodes MTFSLKRVYAIFEKDIKDLSKNMFVLTTVIMPLLLAILFGRAKEPSIEIHYLVINLAFTAVAAFVQCALIAEEKEKNTLRGLILSPASTFEILSGKSLLSIVLTVITVTISAILTGYEPANFLIVGLAILVSIFFYIALGTLLGLLTKSVMEASLIILPIIFLFGFGTVLKALMAEYPQLSFVKYLPNIQLELLATEVQNGAGITDIWAQLAVIAVWVVSACALVVVTYKKRAIDE
- a CDS encoding helix-turn-helix transcriptional regulator; protein product: MELNNFDRLGSILKTARKAKGFTREQLAEIIGITPRYLMSIENENKKPSYDVLFRLVRELGISADTIFYPENQHADTKAEQVVRLLYLCDDRELKVATATIKALLENK
- a CDS encoding sigma-70 family RNA polymerase sigma factor; protein product: MDNNVNNYSLLVRGKRISVTKEVYKAYYQCRDREKYLDKLAEANNISIESCSVRGISVEYIISAAEDSMEDKIITEMLIVKLRQCVKMLDESERMLIAALYLQGKSERQLSKESGIPAMTIHDRKSRILKKLKKMMEK
- a CDS encoding recombinase family protein, whose translation is MKKEALSQLLRKELIIGYVYGLDGECQEYYFEKSPFNIASFIMLKKKQADKMLLTDTMDRLLLDTFGEFINCCPDQRLLQEIIKELVPMQLGEKEPANIQIVRVDEALEFLSYRSQKRAWIYCRIDAPEDAHGVLKGQKRELMDYAEQMGFIVVGESVDIGGGLDSDRPGLAEVMKAVDDGRMDVLLVKKVDRLGRDTAKLLDFLRGLDQLGVELYSPLEGQIQLDYRSPSLSL